In Pseudomonas sp. PDNC002, the DNA window ATGGGCGCCATGGCCGAACCACCAGTGCTCGCCCACCCGTTCGATCACGGTGCGCCAGACCTCGTCGCGATGGGTCAGGCCGCGTGTGCCGAATTCATAGGCCAAACGCTTGTAGCCAACCATCAAGGCGACCAGTCCGCCCAGCGCCATCAGGCTCAGGAAGGCCTTGCGTACGCGCCCCTCGGCGCCCACCAGCACCAGCACGACGGCACCGATGAGCGCTGCCATCCAGGCCGCGCGGGAGAAGGTGAAGTAGATATAGGCGCCTTGCAGCGCGGCGCACGCCGACCATAGCGTCAGGCTCGGCCAGCGGCGACTGCGCAGGGCCAGCCAGAGTGCGACGATGAAGCTGAAGGCATAGTGCATGCCCGCTTCGATGGTGATTCCGAAATCGGCGACGCCAGGCACTCCGGAATCATGGATGTTCAGCGTCCGGTAGGCGAAGGAGAACTCCCCTAGCCATGCCTTGTGCAGCAGCGAGAACGCGGCGAAGCCGGCACCCGACAAGGCACCGATCCCCAGGACGATGCGCCAGGTACGACCGTCCGAACCGCCAAGGCCGATGGTCATCAGGCTGAACACCATGATCATCAGCAGTTGGCGCACCGAGCTGGAGGAATCCGCCGCCACGGCATTCACCACCAGGCCCAGCCAGAACACGCAGAACAGCACGAAGGTCAACGAAAACCAGCGCGCGCGCTCGCGGATCAGTGCCACTGATCCCACCAGCAGCGCGAGGCAGACCATGATACGCAACGTCTTTTCCCAATTGCCCGAGTCGGTGGGCCACCAGAAGCGCCCGACCAGCAGGCAGGCCAGCGTAATTCCCGCCAGCGCCAGCCCGGCAACCTTCAGAACCCGGGCAATTCGTTCGATCTGCATAACGCCTGCAACGCTCAATCAGAGAGACGCGGCACTATACACTCGACCAGCAATACCCCGAAACAATTGAGCCGACCGAACGCCTGACGGGCGCCAGGCGGCGTGCAGCGCCTTCCCGCTACGGGTAAACTGTCGCCCCTTCCTTATCAGCCAACTGCCCGATGCTCCGACTTCCGGGCGGCCA includes these proteins:
- a CDS encoding O-antigen ligase family protein; the protein is MQIERIARVLKVAGLALAGITLACLLVGRFWWPTDSGNWEKTLRIMVCLALLVGSVALIRERARWFSLTFVLFCVFWLGLVVNAVAADSSSSVRQLLMIMVFSLMTIGLGGSDGRTWRIVLGIGALSGAGFAAFSLLHKAWLGEFSFAYRTLNIHDSGVPGVADFGITIEAGMHYAFSFIVALWLALRSRRWPSLTLWSACAALQGAYIYFTFSRAAWMAALIGAVVLVLVGAEGRVRKAFLSLMALGGLVALMVGYKRLAYEFGTRGLTHRDEVWRTVIERVGEHWWFGHGAHTELGDVALSTGEVVHNPHSLYLEVLYQFGAVGLASLLLMLAVCLWSLWRSRSSLAPLWFSVLAAASVVFMVEMHFFVAAPNVVWMWLWVPMAGALAAVAGEYHAPRRAHSAPGLGAQPA